The region TTAGCGTTAGATTTTATGcgttgccttgcaaaagtattcacatcccaagatctttttcttttcttttacaatgTGTTGGTTGCAGCCACAAATGGCAGAGTATTTATGgggaattttatgtgatggaccaacaaaTTGTAGTGTTATGAGCAACTCTGATTATCGACTTTCCTGTTTCTGGaggatatataaaaaaaaccatccAGAGCATGACACCGCCACTACCCTGTTCTGATATTGGGGGAGggggtaaataaataaaaaaaatcaggataTCTGTGACGATGTGCCTCATCCATAAGGGTAGACCTATTCAGTCCATTTCCATGCTCCGGGCTCAGAGCGACGTCATGAAATACAGgatttccctcagtgtattataagcctggcgggccaccaggctttccttatgcccccaccaggctgagcattgttaatttatttgaggtttttttctccgaagagtttttgcggcgctagtggctcgtatttttttgtacagtaggcagacaggaaggaggggtaaggagaggggggaagacatgcggcaaaggtcgtcaggaccgggagtcgaacccgtgacgtccacgtcgaggactaaggcctccaagcgtggggcgtgctaacctcCTATGCCATCACAGCACGCcccatttgacttttttttaatgattgcctttttttaaagactttatagttggtgtttaggtattaattTTTCAGTCTTCCAATAACGCATAACTATAAAGTTATactttcaaatttcctgtcaaccataaacatgttttacccTAACAATATGCCGGGATGACTGCAGGATGACTGCCCTAGCGCCCCgagcttagcaagttttctgggggaaaccctgacaTATAAATATTGGCTAATATCATTTATCGGCCATAGCAGCATTATTAATATATCAGACATCAATATTGGCACAAATTTGTAAATAGGTGCATTAACACCccaataaaacaacattaaatatAGTGGTTGTAATCTGACTAAACGGGAAAAGCTTCAAGGGTTGTGAATATATTGCAAAGGCATGTCAACCAAGACACTCCTTAAATGTGTCTATATTTTATAGCCATTTTAGTTATTATATACTAAGCTTACTCTGCGGGGTTGGGGGGGGATTATTCTGCTTCTGCCTCTCTGAAGATAATTACTTTTCATTATCATAAAAACTGCTGCGACCTCAAGCTTGTTCTGTGCCTACAAGGATTCATCTGCCAGAAATCTGGCGTGAAATGCGACGACgatcaaaataaaagattcagtaaaaataagaaaaggaaaaaaaaaagaaaaccatgaaGCTCATTTTTATATTCCTATACACTGAGGCTGTTCAGTTGAAATCACAGTGCAAGACCCCTGAAAGCGTTTGATTCCCAAGCCAAATACAGCGTAGCCCTGCTGTGAGTGATGCAGTCTTCTCTGCGGACGCGAGGCTTCGTGTCCCGCTGGACGGCCATCCGGGGAAGATTTAAACCGATCCCCAATCGAAAACAACCCAGCAAAGAAATCGCCTGGGACCATTCGGGCCCTTTCCCTGGAAGCGTCGGAGAAACCGACTTTTCTTTGCAGGATCTGATCTGAGACGCACGTTTGAATCTCCCGCGGATGGCCAGAGACGGCTAAAGTATAAAGGTTCGTCGTTATCATCATATTACACTATTAACAGCTATACGAGTGTAGAAGAGTAGGTTGGTGGTTGGAGGTAGGGTTGGGAGGTATCTCAGGGTTGGAGTTTTACACAACGTTTGGTCTTTTTGTTCACTTATAACATTCCTATAAAATCTGCTTGCATATAATGGACACCTGTTCTGACGGCTCCAGCGTGTGACGGGTTTCCCCCTCCGTCAGTCGTCATCCACGCTTTCCGTCTTGATCTGATTCCCCGCGTCCGCCTGATTGGCTGAGGCCGGGCTGCCGCGGCCGGCCGCCGTCTTCTCCGACGTCGCCGGGTCCTGCGGTTCGGAGAGCACGACGTGGAGGCCGGGGTCGTCCTGGAGGGACGGGGACGGGGGGGACCAGGACGCGCCCGTCATTCTGGATCCTTCTGCCTGAGAGCCCGCCCCAGACAGGAGGGAGCGACCGATCAGCGAGGCGCCCCGCTGGCCTCCCCTGGCCAGGGCGGAGAACCAGCTGGGCAGCTGCGGCGGAACCTGATGAAGGGGAAACATTAGGAAGATGGTCAGCAGATGTCGGGATTGTTTGGTTACCAGGGCTGTAACTTACGATTCTTTCACTAAAGCAATTAATTgtataaaaatttttaaaaaaagcactttctgcagattttttccGCTTAGCCACTTCCCAATGTTAGAAGatgcaaataagaaaacaattcagctctttttttaaaataagaaaaacattttattgcataaaatataaCACACATTCCTTCAGTGTACACTAGATCATTTGTAGctaaggatgcatctgcagctacaaaaatacttgttacattaacatgtgaaaagctcaactTAACACCAATACAGTGTAGTGTTGCtctgtttatgtatttaatcaTTACAAAAAGTGCtccattttatatattttttttacagaattggAATCAGGCGAAGCTCACACTGTGCCACTCGAGTTCTAGGTGGAACGTATTTACAAAGATTTCTCTTTTCATCTTGAACGcaaaacatatacatttttgtacagttttgttgGTGGTTACTGCTCTGTGTGTTATTCTTGTAGCAATTTGCTCGTCTTTGATTTTGTTAGAGTCTTTATAccccagttaacgattaatcaactACTAAATTAGTCAACAATTAATCACAACCAGTCGTTCAGCCCTAACAGTTACCTGGGTGGGAGAGGACAGGTCAGCTCGACTAAAGCCAAACTGCCTGGCCGAAGCTCTCTTGTCAAACAGGGACACGTCGCAACCCTGAAACACGCAACAGGTTAATTACACGCTGCATTAAACATGGCGGAGCCGTGGATTGTGCGTGAAGTTAACTCGCTGTGCAGGTCCAGCTCACCTGGTCAGGGAAGTCGTTGCCGTCCACCTCGTCGCCGTTGGACTGGCCTCCTGGACTTTCGACCTCGATGCCATGGCTCTCTAAGATGGCTGcttcttcaaaaacacaaaccttaTCATAGCATATCAAAGCTGAACGAGCGGCAAGAGTAAACGGCAGGCGAGGGGAGGGCCGGCTCTAAAAGACCAACCAGGGTTTCGAGAATGTTCAGTCAGCTTCTCAAATATTACACATGCATGTAAGTTACACAAACGATGACATTTTCCTAACTTTATAGTAGAATTAAGTTAAATACAACCTAAATTGAGGATTTCCAGCTCTGGCTTGTGACTTGAGTGTTTTTCTAGCTTTCAACACCTCCCTTCAGTATATAACAAGCTTTAGATGTTAATGGCATGTTTTAAACAACTATTGGATTTAATTGCTTACGTTCACATTTTTATAAGGGGGCAGAATTATTTCACAGGTCTGTGGGGAAGGAGGAATGTTTGAGGGGGCTAATTGCTTTGGCGTTTGGTCACAGTGTATTAGTGTAATGCCCAAAATATTCAGCACAGCTATAAATCACATCTAAACCTGATTTAAGACGGAGTACAAAAATGAACCTCGTTCAGTTTTGAACAGGGTTTAAGACTTTATGACACGTGGAGTTAAGATTTTTATACTTGAGGTTTTTCTAGAATTGCGCTGGTGTTGGTGGCAGTCGTTGCACGTTTGGACAATTATcccctctggttttggatgctgtgcagctggaaaaCCAAAGGggataattgttgtttttttttacaactgggagAAGGTGATTAGCTTCTAAAAAGCttaaataatacctgaactatgaccccaGAACCCAGGGGAGTTGGAAAGCAGGCTgcatggatgcagagcagggCCAAAGAGATGCTCGGCTTTCTAACCAAACAGCCAGACAGAGGTATCAAGAGGAACGGCACAAGCAAATGAGGCAGGTTAGCAGAGCTACATAACTGATGTTGTCATCCAGAACATGATACTGTGGAATATTGTCTCTGCTGCCCTGAAATTGAGCTGTTGGCATATCATGATGGTCATCAGGCTGCCATACAggcttcagtcagaggcttcttcagatttgttgcaagactgactgctaccagaaatccttcctgcccacagcatcaccatccacagtGACATTTTGAATATACTTAGATGATGGGTTATGtcaatatttaatcaaatgGTATTTTTGAACTGATGTATACATTTGTTCACAGATTGCTATTTTAAAATGGATGAAGGGATTATTAAACATAcgatttcacacattttattgtcatttgtCAAAGTTTATtgtcaaagttaaaaaatgatATATTATATGATAtaacaataatataaaataatataatattgtATAATTTTGATTAGCTTACATTTAGACCTGCTCTTGCTCCCCTCTGCTGTCATCTTGCCTCGTAGTTTGTCTATGTGTTTTCTATGTGCATTCtagtttttagtatttttactaAGTGCATTGTagttgttattttgtttatgtaactatgtagttttacttttatttctttagggTGACTTTTACCAGATGTTTGAGGACTTTCGGTGAAAAATAGCCTTCTGGCTAACTCTGGTAAATGTCAATAACATGCACTGTCtctaaaataactaaataaattcaaatttaaataaaattattagtattgttataaaaatatttaaataaaaatagtaaaatctCAACAGTTGGACAACTAGATAACATCTAAAATGTAGTGTACTCCAGTATAAATGCATGAGCATCTAATACAAACACAGAAGTAAACATTACCTATGTTGGCACGCCTCTTGATGTCTTTACGGCGGTTGGCGAACCAGTTGTAGACCTTGAGAGACGTAACTCTCTCCAAATCAGACAGCTTCTTtcctgccacacacacacacacacacacacacacacacagacacgtgACCTCTGGACTGCCTGCTTCATTGTCTCCATGATTACAATACAAAGTATGATGCAGTCGAACAGTTTGTGGTAAATAAAAGTTGGCGAACATAATACCTGGTTTTTGAATGACAGCATTGCAGGCAGTGGCAATCTCCTCCCTCTTTGCTTCGTCGGGATACTGGTTATCACTGAAGTAGCTGTTTATACATAATCACATTCATTACAGGCAAGTCCTTTTACTGTACCTGCAATCAGTGAACGTTCTCGCATGTCACAGCACAGCCACAGACTTGAATATATAGACACGTTTGCATGTTAAAGTTTATAGCTGGAAACAGGCcatccatagccgcgctgcTGCAGTAGATCAATGctgttaacaaaatgaaacctggagatgtaagTATTATTAATTCAGTGCGGTGTGCCTcagcaaagcagaaagaaaCGCAGAAAACCCTTGAAtcactcaaaaccactcctattctttgtttttcatgctcTCTGCATTGGCTATGCTACACACAAacctgttgtcatagcaactgactgacaacaccTCCACAGgtttcaacaccaaaaaacatgcaaacgtttcccacacaaagaacattCAACATTATAGGCTCGGTGttcattttgtgattattaagaAGAGATCATATGAACACcgcggtggttgattagctcatttaaacacctgctctactgaagATGTGTGGatcgcctttttttttttatgaaccaaaacaaacccagttccacagcacatctacatgttaaggttgtcatagTCAGGCTAGCATAGTTGACTTACCTCTCTCACCcaagccatttttctttttattaaaacttttcactGACATGTGATACCCTTGgtccttgttatctagttgttgATATGTTGATAATTAGTAGCAATGCCCTgcatccttttttcttttacatcagCCGTACATTTAAGATTAAGCGCATTATGCTGACAACTCGACAGCTAAAACCAACGGTGGTCATCAGTGGCTAGcagttttgttgattttgtgtgagtTACTTCACACTGCAACACGTCTATAGATCCATTcgataaattagaatattattggaAAGTTCATTTATTGCAGGAACTTTATCACTCAGTGAAACACATTACATAGAGTAATTACACACAGACGGAggttgatttatttctgttaattatgattatttttttgtttagagtTAATAAAGACATgactttaaaattagaatattaccaaaaacagttttaatacaGAACTGTAGCCTTAATGAAAATTAAGTTTAATACCTGCTGAACTTGACAGGTTTAAATGTGCTTCACTGGGtcccatattctaatttattgactATGGCTGTACGTTTATATGAACACTCAAAGTTTCCAACAGGAAGCACAAGCTACTGTAAAATCTTGATTTTGTTGCTCACCTCTCCATGACAGCCAGACACTCCTTCCTCCAGGTGAATCTGCTGCCCCGTCTCAGCCGGAAGCCCCCAGGGGCCGAGGCGAACGGTGGGGGGGTCTGGTGCCAGTCCATCATATCCTCCAGAGCCAGCGGGGCCGCCCGCATGGCCAGAGTGGCGCCTGTTGTTACGCAGATTGTTAGCTTGCAGAAGTTTAACCCGAACCCACATTAAGAAGGTTCTTGTTCACACATGGTTACCGGGGTTCGTCTTCTCCAGCTGGTACCAGCGAAAGAAGGCCCGTTTCTTCTGCTCGCTGAGGTCCGACCCCTGCTGGAGGAGCCAGTGGGAGATCC is a window of Xiphophorus maculatus strain JP 163 A chromosome 4, X_maculatus-5.0-male, whole genome shotgun sequence DNA encoding:
- the LOC102237785 gene encoding homeobox-containing protein 1 isoform X3 — translated: MFQQSEEPRFTIEQIDLLQRLRRTGITQVEVLHALDTLDHLDQQNGHKQARKASYLPPSSSLSSSNSVSASSSTTCASTQTVFPDNRLSLSPGNNLDTASPPLPVPTASPVVVQNGLGAVANGKLSPPRFPLVGGSVTAPGFGFEASEEDLDLDDKVEFLMRRDSSVIKEEIKSFLANRRISQAVVAQVTGISQSRISHWLLQQGSDLSEQKKRAFFRWYQLEKTNPGATLAMRAAPLALEDMMDWHQTPPPFASAPGGFRLRRGSRFTWRKECLAVMESYFSDNQYPDEAKREEIATACNAVIQKPGKKLSDLERVTSLKVYNWFANRRKDIKRRANIAILESHGIEVESPGGQSNGDEVDGNDFPDQGCDVSLFDKRASARQFGFSRADLSSPTQVPPQLPSWFSALARGGQRGASLIGRSLLSGAGSQAEGSRMTGASWSPPSPSLQDDPGLHVVLSEPQDPATSEKTAAGRGSPASANQADAGNQIKTESVDDD
- the LOC102237785 gene encoding homeobox-containing protein 1 isoform X2, with amino-acid sequence MFQQSEEPRFTIEQIDLLQRLRRTGITQVEVLHALDTLDHLDQQNGHKQARKASYLPPSSSLSSSNSVSASSSTTCASTQTVFPDNRLSLSPGNNLDTASPPLPVPTASPVVVQNGLGAVANGKLSPPRFPLVGGSVTAPGFGFEASEEDLDLDDKVEFLMRRDSSVIKEEIKSFLANRRISQAVVAQVTGISQSRISHWLLQQGSDLSEQKKRAFFRWYQLEKTNPGATLAMRAAPLALEDMMDWHQTPPPFASAPGGFRLRRGSRFTWRKECLAVMESYFSDNQYPDEAKREEIATACNAVIQKPGKKLSDLERVTSLKVYNWFANRRKDIKRRANIAAILESHGIEVESPGGQSNGDEVDGNDFPDQGCDVSLFDKRASARQFGFSRADLSSPTQVPPQLPSWFSALARGGQRGASLIGRSLLSGAGSQAEGSRMTGASWSPPSPSLQDDPGLHVVLSEPQDPATSEKTAAGRGSPASANQADAGNQIKTESVDDD
- the LOC102237785 gene encoding homeobox-containing protein 1 isoform X1, with the protein product MFQQSEEPRFTIEQIDLLQRLRRTGITQVEVLHALDTLDHLDQQNGHKQARKASYLPPSSSLSSSNSVSASSSTTCASTQTVFPDNRLSLSPGNNLDTASPPLPVPTASPVVVQNGLGAVANGKLSPPRFPLVGGSVTAPGFGFEASEEDLDLDDKVEFLMRRDSSVIKEEIKSFLANRRISQAVVAQVTGISQSRISHWLLQQGSDLSEQKKRAFFRWYQLEKTNPGATLAMRAAPLALEDMMDWHQTPPPFASAPGGFRLRRGSRFTWRKECLAVMESYFSDNQYPDEAKREEIATACNAVIQKPGKKLSDLERVTSLKVYNWFANRRKDIKRRANIEAAILESHGIEVESPGGQSNGDEVDGNDFPDQGCDVSLFDKRASARQFGFSRADLSSPTQVPPQLPSWFSALARGGQRGASLIGRSLLSGAGSQAEGSRMTGASWSPPSPSLQDDPGLHVVLSEPQDPATSEKTAAGRGSPASANQADAGNQIKTESVDDD